The following are encoded together in the Sphingomicrobium clamense genome:
- a CDS encoding TetR/AcrR family transcriptional regulator — translation MKKVTTFGLWRQHGLSATVLPMGKVKRQARSDDTRSAIMAAGTRLFAVQGFEKTGIRDIAVEADVNPALISYHFGGKEGLIEEIFADAIDTAAEAVEDGRFVDAEFPEKELVRLYAKSLSSQPMLVLMSLRSQLDPERVFNENLLPLYRRFRTLTNDMLDTLPDDAPGKTLDPNLVYSMILSPLQMYFAAHQIREGAKGSMEPTASSLPPEEFVQRLGDFISAALR, via the coding sequence TTGAAGAAAGTTACCACATTCGGCCTCTGGCGACAGCACGGGCTTTCTGCCACTGTCCTGCCCATGGGGAAGGTCAAGCGACAGGCACGGAGCGACGACACGCGCTCGGCGATCATGGCGGCGGGCACCAGGCTGTTTGCCGTCCAGGGGTTCGAGAAGACCGGCATCCGTGACATCGCCGTCGAAGCCGACGTCAATCCGGCGCTGATCTCCTATCATTTCGGCGGCAAGGAAGGTCTTATCGAAGAGATCTTCGCCGACGCGATCGACACGGCAGCGGAGGCGGTCGAGGACGGTCGGTTCGTCGACGCAGAGTTTCCCGAGAAAGAGCTTGTGCGGCTCTACGCGAAGAGCCTGTCCAGCCAACCCATGCTCGTCCTGATGTCGCTTCGCTCGCAACTCGACCCCGAGCGGGTATTCAACGAAAATCTCCTGCCGCTTTATCGTCGCTTCCGGACGCTGACCAACGACATGCTCGACACGCTTCCCGACGATGCGCCGGGCAAGACGCTCGACCCGAACCTCGTCTACAGCATGATCCTGTCGCCGCTTCAGATGTACTTCGCTGCGCACCAGATTCGCGAAGGGGCAAAGGGAAGCATGGAGCCGACGGCCAGCTCATTGCCCCCGGAAGAATTTGTCCAGCGATTGGGCGACTTCATCAGCGCAGCGCTGAGATAG
- a CDS encoding acyl-CoA dehydrogenase, with amino-acid sequence MAHHHPSVSPFDANDPFDLDGQLTDEERMVRDTARAYAQEKLLPRVKDAFLKDSFDRDIMSEMGQLGLLGATVPEEYGGAGLGYVSYGLIAREVERVDSGYRSACSVQSSLVMFPIHAYGTEEQKKKWLPKLASGEAVGCFGLTEPDAGSDPGGMRTRAKKVDGGYVISGAKMWITNSPIADVFVVWAKSDAHGGAIRGFLLEKGMKGLSAPKVKEKLSLRASITGEIVMDEVEVPESAMFPEIEGLKGPFGCLNRARYGIGWGAMGAAEACYEAARDYLLERKQFGVPLASKQIPQLKLADMVTEITLGLQAALRVGRRLDDGVLIPETISLIKRNNCGKALEIARTARDMHGGNGISAEYVPMRHAMNLETVNTYEGTHDVHALILGRAITGIPAF; translated from the coding sequence ATGGCACATCATCACCCCAGCGTTTCGCCGTTCGACGCGAACGATCCTTTCGACCTCGACGGCCAGCTCACCGACGAAGAGCGCATGGTCCGCGACACTGCGCGCGCCTATGCCCAGGAGAAGCTCCTTCCCCGCGTGAAAGACGCTTTCCTCAAGGACAGTTTCGACCGCGACATCATGTCGGAAATGGGTCAGCTCGGCCTGCTCGGCGCGACCGTGCCTGAAGAATATGGGGGCGCGGGCCTCGGCTATGTCAGCTACGGCCTCATCGCGCGCGAAGTCGAGCGCGTCGACAGCGGCTATCGCAGCGCCTGCTCGGTCCAGTCCTCGCTCGTCATGTTCCCGATCCACGCCTACGGCACCGAGGAACAGAAGAAAAAATGGCTTCCCAAGCTCGCCAGCGGCGAAGCGGTCGGCTGTTTCGGTCTGACCGAACCCGACGCGGGTTCGGACCCCGGCGGCATGCGCACCCGCGCTAAGAAGGTCGATGGCGGCTACGTCATCTCGGGCGCCAAAATGTGGATCACCAACTCGCCCATCGCCGACGTGTTTGTCGTCTGGGCCAAGTCGGACGCACATGGCGGCGCGATCCGCGGTTTCCTGCTCGAGAAGGGCATGAAGGGCCTTTCGGCACCCAAGGTGAAGGAAAAGCTCTCGCTGCGTGCCTCGATCACCGGCGAAATCGTCATGGATGAGGTCGAAGTGCCCGAAAGCGCCATGTTCCCCGAGATCGAAGGCCTCAAGGGTCCCTTCGGCTGTCTCAACCGCGCCCGCTACGGCATCGGTTGGGGCGCGATGGGCGCAGCGGAGGCCTGCTACGAAGCAGCGCGCGACTATCTCCTTGAACGCAAGCAGTTTGGTGTTCCCCTCGCCTCCAAGCAGATCCCGCAACTGAAGCTCGCTGACATGGTCACCGAGATCACGCTCGGCCTTCAGGCGGCGCTACGCGTGGGTCGTCGCCTCGATGATGGCGTGCTCATCCCCGAGACGATTAGCCTCATCAAGCGCAATAATTGCGGCAAGGCGCTCGAGATCGCCCGCACCGCGCGCGACATGCATGGCGGCAACGGCATTTCGGCCGAATATGTGCCGATGCGCCACGCCATGAATCTGGAAACGGTCAACACCTATGAGGGCACGCATGACGTCCATGCGCTGATCCTCGGCCGTGCCATCACCGGTATTCCGGCCTTTTAG
- a CDS encoding LemA family protein — MELIVFFVVLAVLLLWGVAIYNKLVRLRALVHEAFSGITVQLRRRADLIPNLVETVKGYASHEKETLENVIAQRGNAVSAKGVEATAAADAAMTGLLGKLMAVVEAYPDLKADENFRKLQDELSSIEHDLQASRRYYNATARDLNTRIQSVPDNIIAGPTGFKTEPYYEDADESIQSAPNVDFG, encoded by the coding sequence ATGGAATTGATCGTTTTCTTCGTCGTGCTCGCCGTCCTGCTGCTGTGGGGCGTTGCGATTTACAACAAGCTGGTGCGCCTGCGCGCGCTGGTCCATGAGGCCTTTTCGGGCATCACAGTACAGCTGCGCCGCCGCGCCGACCTCATTCCAAACCTGGTCGAGACGGTGAAGGGCTATGCCAGCCACGAAAAGGAAACGCTCGAAAATGTCATCGCCCAACGCGGCAATGCGGTTAGCGCCAAGGGCGTCGAGGCGACCGCCGCTGCCGATGCCGCAATGACCGGCCTGCTCGGCAAGCTGATGGCGGTGGTCGAGGCCTATCCCGATCTCAAGGCCGACGAAAACTTCCGCAAGCTGCAGGACGAGCTGAGCTCGATCGAACACGACCTGCAGGCTTCGCGGCGCTATTACAACGCCACCGCGCGCGACCTGAACACCCGCATCCAGTCGGTGCCCGACAACATCATCGCAGGGCCGACCGGCTTCAAGACCGAGCCCTATTACGAGGATGCCGACGAAAGCATCCAGAGCGCGCCCAACGTCGACTTCGGCTAA
- a CDS encoding DUF2207 domain-containing protein, translating to MRALLAVLIAFLTLFASPAAAQERIQSFHSNLDIEEDGTLTVTETIRVMVEGRQIRRGIFRDLPTRYELPNGGNAKVGFTFLDASLDGRDVPTKLERMSNGVRIRIGDPDVLVSHGSHAYRIRYSVRRAVGHFEDKPMDELWWNVTGDGWAFRIDKASATIRLPQNARFGELIGYTGEYGSTEQAARVVRNEPGNAKIETTRTLRPREGFSIVATFPKNIVEPPTEQERLARTIADYAPPVAAFFGLLLVIAYYVWAYVHVGRDPRPGTIVPLFAPPDGITPAAIRYAIKRKMDHRGFAAALVDAGVRGHVTLEQDGGGFLSKGKMKIRRNSLDARQPLDPAEERMLSKLVASGETLEMDNENHSKFSKALGTLDKHYKKIFEGKAFHRNYGWAFAGLLTLIGALALVAAAIVWSEDLVSPLIPMITVALLLIAVLLMAGAPDKGQPGRKLILGLGIFAALIAGVMSLGMLPMAFVGGGAVMIMLVLLPATIIVISGFIWLDAPTASGRALLDRIAGFKQYLSTTEGKRFDRMQRPGEDLSLFERYLPYAIALGVENQWAEKFESALAAAAKDPTRDQGFTWYSGSHDVWHNPTGFTTAVGASLASSISSASTAPGSSSGSGGGGFSGGGGGGGGGGGW from the coding sequence ATGCGTGCGCTTCTCGCGGTCCTGATCGCGTTCCTGACGCTGTTCGCCTCGCCGGCAGCAGCGCAGGAGCGGATCCAGTCCTTCCACAGCAATCTCGACATCGAAGAGGACGGCACGCTAACCGTCACCGAAACCATTCGCGTGATGGTCGAAGGACGCCAGATCCGCCGCGGCATCTTTCGCGACCTGCCGACCCGCTACGAGCTTCCGAATGGCGGCAATGCGAAGGTCGGATTTACCTTTCTCGACGCCTCGCTCGACGGTCGCGACGTCCCGACCAAGCTGGAGCGCATGTCCAATGGCGTGCGCATCCGCATCGGCGATCCCGATGTACTCGTCAGCCATGGCAGCCACGCCTATCGCATCCGCTATTCGGTGCGCCGCGCGGTCGGCCACTTCGAAGACAAGCCAATGGACGAATTGTGGTGGAATGTCACCGGCGACGGCTGGGCCTTCCGCATCGACAAAGCGTCCGCGACCATCCGACTGCCCCAGAACGCGCGCTTCGGAGAATTGATCGGCTACACTGGAGAATATGGCTCGACGGAACAGGCCGCGCGGGTCGTGCGCAACGAGCCCGGCAATGCCAAGATCGAGACCACACGCACCCTGCGCCCGCGCGAAGGCTTCAGCATCGTCGCGACCTTTCCCAAGAATATCGTTGAGCCGCCGACCGAGCAGGAAAGGCTTGCCCGCACCATCGCCGACTACGCGCCGCCGGTCGCCGCATTTTTCGGCCTGTTGCTCGTCATCGCCTATTATGTCTGGGCCTACGTCCATGTCGGTCGCGATCCCAGGCCCGGCACGATTGTCCCCCTCTTCGCACCTCCAGACGGGATCACGCCCGCCGCTATTCGCTACGCCATCAAGCGGAAGATGGACCATCGCGGATTCGCGGCGGCGCTGGTGGACGCCGGCGTGCGCGGCCACGTCACGCTCGAACAGGATGGCGGCGGCTTCCTATCCAAGGGGAAAATGAAGATCCGCCGCAACTCGCTCGATGCCCGGCAGCCGCTCGACCCAGCCGAGGAGCGCATGCTTTCCAAGTTGGTCGCCTCGGGCGAGACGCTGGAAATGGATAACGAGAACCACAGCAAATTTTCCAAGGCGCTTGGCACGCTCGACAAGCATTACAAGAAGATATTCGAGGGCAAGGCCTTCCACCGCAACTATGGCTGGGCCTTCGCGGGCCTGCTGACACTGATCGGCGCGCTCGCGCTCGTGGCCGCCGCGATCGTCTGGTCCGAAGACCTCGTCAGCCCGCTCATCCCGATGATTACCGTCGCGCTCCTCCTGATCGCGGTGCTGCTCATGGCCGGCGCGCCCGACAAGGGTCAGCCCGGCCGCAAGCTCATCCTCGGCCTCGGCATCTTCGCCGCGCTGATCGCGGGCGTGATGTCGCTCGGCATGCTCCCGATGGCCTTCGTCGGCGGCGGCGCGGTCATGATCATGCTGGTCCTGCTGCCTGCGACGATCATCGTCATCTCCGGCTTCATCTGGCTGGACGCGCCGACCGCCTCGGGCCGCGCGCTGCTCGACCGGATCGCCGGCTTCAAACAATATCTCTCGACCACCGAAGGCAAGCGCTTCGACCGTATGCAGCGCCCGGGCGAAGACCTGTCGCTGTTCGAACGCTATCTCCCCTATGCCATCGCGCTGGGCGTGGAAAATCAATGGGCGGAGAAATTCGAAAGCGCACTCGCCGCGGCCGCCAAGGACCCGACCCGCGACCAGGGCTTCACCTGGTATTCGGGCAGCCACGATGTCTGGCACAACCCGACGGGCTTCACCACGGCGGTCGGCGCCAGCCTCGCCAGCTCGATCAGCTCGGCCTCGACCGCGCCCGGCTCGTCGAGCGGCTCGGGCGGGGGCGGTTTCTCCGGCGGTGGCGGTGGCGGTGGTGGAGGCGGCGGCTGGTAA
- a CDS encoding GNAT family N-acetyltransferase — MGLVADHPAPTIRTERLILRGFVAEDFAAHEAIMAQPEVQEFLGPPMSRSDHWRRVISSVGMWSVLGYGGWMVEYDGRVVGNCGFFDAQRGIEPIWDGQPEMGWIFGKDVHGKGVAGEACRAALEWADANLKRDIWAMISPGNAASFKLAEKLGFDLVQRSDLDENEKIDVLKRSYTG, encoded by the coding sequence ATGGGGCTCGTGGCGGATCATCCCGCCCCGACCATTCGCACAGAACGCTTGATCCTTCGCGGCTTCGTCGCGGAGGATTTTGCTGCGCATGAAGCGATCATGGCGCAACCCGAAGTGCAAGAGTTTCTAGGGCCGCCCATGTCGCGTTCCGACCACTGGCGGCGCGTCATCTCGTCGGTCGGGATGTGGAGCGTGCTGGGCTATGGAGGCTGGATGGTCGAATATGACGGCCGCGTGGTCGGAAATTGCGGCTTCTTCGACGCGCAGCGCGGGATCGAGCCTATCTGGGACGGGCAGCCCGAAATGGGCTGGATCTTCGGCAAGGACGTGCACGGTAAGGGTGTAGCGGGCGAGGCGTGCCGGGCCGCGCTCGAATGGGCCGATGCGAACCTCAAGCGCGATATCTGGGCGATGATCTCGCCTGGCAATGCGGCTTCGTTCAAGCTGGCCGAAAAGCTCGGCTTTGACCTCGTCCAGCGCAGCGACCTCGACGAGAATGAAAAAATCGACGTGCTGAAGCGGTCCTACACGGGCTGA
- the rpmE gene encoding 50S ribosomal protein L31 has protein sequence MKNDTHPDYHMIKVEMTDGSTFETRSTWGSEGDTLHLDIDPKSHPAWTGGSRKAAQGGRVERFNKKFGGLSSLSTKK, from the coding sequence ATGAAAAACGATACCCATCCCGATTACCATATGATCAAGGTCGAAATGACCGACGGCAGCACCTTCGAAACCCGCTCGACGTGGGGTTCGGAAGGCGACACGCTGCACCTCGACATCGACCCGAAATCGCACCCGGCCTGGACCGGTGGCAGCCGCAAGGCAGCCCAGGGGGGCCGTGTCGAGCGCTTCAACAAGAAGTTCGGCGGCCTTTCGTCGCTTTCGACCAAGAAGTAA